One Dictyoglomus sp. DNA window includes the following coding sequences:
- the tgt gene encoding tRNA guanosine(34) transglycosylase Tgt: MRFEIIKKDIKSRARIGKITTTHGEVNTPVFMPVGTHGAVKTLTPEEVREQGAEIILGNTYHLFLRPGSKIIKNAGGLHKFMGWEGPILTDSGGYQVYSLARLSKIENDGIYFNSHIDGTKHFFTPELVMEIQFHLGSDIIMPLDVCIGYPASFWETKFALDLTLDWLKRSIEYKKLREDQQILFGIVQGGFYPSLRKEAVEKMVDLPIFGFALGGISVGEPKEKMYEIINYTTELLPEDKPRYLMGVGAPEDLVIAVGFGIDMFDCVLPTRLARHGVFYTKEGRRNIKNSKYKEDFLPLEEDCDCYSCKKFTRSYIRHLFLQYETLAYRLLTIHNLRFLFRLMRNIRESIKEGRYESFKKEFLENYLKSDRENRIKKEELWTKILEV; this comes from the coding sequence ATGAGATTTGAAATAATTAAAAAAGATATTAAAAGTAGAGCAAGAATAGGAAAAATTACTACTACTCATGGAGAAGTTAATACTCCTGTTTTTATGCCTGTAGGGACTCATGGGGCTGTAAAGACTTTAACTCCTGAAGAAGTAAGGGAACAAGGAGCAGAAATTATTTTAGGAAATACTTATCATCTATTCTTAAGACCAGGTTCTAAAATTATAAAAAATGCTGGAGGGCTTCATAAATTTATGGGATGGGAAGGACCTATTCTTACTGATAGCGGGGGATATCAAGTTTATAGCTTAGCAAGATTAAGTAAGATAGAAAATGATGGAATATATTTTAATTCCCATATAGATGGTACGAAACACTTTTTTACTCCTGAATTAGTTATGGAGATTCAGTTTCATTTGGGCTCTGATATAATTATGCCTCTAGATGTGTGTATAGGTTATCCTGCAAGTTTCTGGGAAACAAAATTTGCCTTAGATCTCACCTTGGATTGGCTTAAAAGAAGTATTGAGTATAAAAAACTTAGAGAAGATCAACAAATCTTGTTTGGAATAGTTCAAGGAGGGTTTTACCCTTCTTTAAGAAAAGAAGCAGTAGAGAAAATGGTTGACTTACCTATCTTTGGTTTTGCTTTAGGAGGTATAAGTGTGGGTGAACCCAAAGAAAAAATGTATGAGATAATTAATTATACTACTGAACTTCTACCTGAAGATAAGCCAAGATATTTAATGGGAGTAGGAGCCCCAGAAGATTTAGTTATTGCTGTTGGATTTGGAATAGATATGTTTGATTGTGTTCTACCTACAAGACTTGCTCGTCATGGTGTATTTTATACAAAAGAAGGAAGAAGGAATATTAAGAATTCAAAATATAAAGAGGATTTTCTTCCATTAGAAGAAGACTGTGATTGTTATTCTTGTAAAAAGTTTACAAGATCATATATAAGACATCTCTTTCTTCAATATGAAACTTTGGCCTATAGACTCTTAACTATTCATAATTTAAGATTTTTATTTAGACTTATGAGGAATATTAGAGAAAGTATTAAAGAAGGGAGGTATGAAAGCTTTAAGAAAGAGTTTTTAGAAAATTATTTGAAATCTGATAGAGAAAATAGAATAAAAAAGGAGGAGCTATGGACCAAAATACTGGAAGTTTGA